From one Lolium rigidum isolate FL_2022 chromosome 4, APGP_CSIRO_Lrig_0.1, whole genome shotgun sequence genomic stretch:
- the LOC124648993 gene encoding putative FBD-associated F-box protein At5g53635: MDVPFGHKESQAEAEEDRLSALPDDILLNILERLYLHNLMHTSTLSRRWRHLPLLISRLVLHVDEFLQCSESRTIGKVMVSYCEATTKLLASTTSAIKDIRLSFYLADPCHLHSIGQAVGNAVQSSNIDFLEFNIWPEIRGTRCTEEHRMLFGQRFMSFLDACPNTFGSLTSITLRNLQFGEADMQTIMNTCDNLQALSLHSCMLGNTHSVLKIDAPSSQLVALEFSRCYFSQVELACLPRLARLVYDTWLSIKSPLLFGYVPRLRNIRVACALLSWQMPFTLSGCLSNTSSLSTLYLDFHDEMVWFQPEDPKKLVHAFSNLKVVHLYGIFADCDLKWTLLFLEAAPFLHSFYVNISRHICGRYKLSCADNAEKTNVMWEPSDFKHYNLNLLDIEGFQKEEKLISYIKLVMERAVTLRNIHLHYMERCERCDSINKQAALPIMAKFHNNEGEHNLIRKLVTNGSSSSSLSSVEIIIE, translated from the exons ATGGATGTACCGTTTGGTCACAAA GAAAGCCAAGCTGAAGCAGAAGAAGATAGGCTCAGTGCGCTTCCCGATGACATCCTCCTCAACATCCTTGAGCGGTTGTATTTGCACAATCTAATGCATACCAGCACCCTTTCAAGGCGATGGAGACACCTCCCGCTCTTAATCTCACGCCTTGTTTTGCATGTTGATGAGTTCTTGCAATGCTCTGAGAGTCGCACAATTGGTAAAGTGATGGTTTCGTACTGTGAAGCAACGACAAAGTTGctggcatcaacaacaagtgccaTCAAGGATATCCGCCTCAGCTTCTACCTTGCAGACCCATGTCACCTGCACTCCATTGGGCAGGCTGTTGGCAATGCTGTTCAGAGTAGCAATATAGATTTTCTCGAGTTCAACATATGGCCTGAGATCAGAGGTACAAGATGCACTGAGGAGCACCGGATGTTATTTGGCCAACGCTTCATGTCTTTCTTAGATGCCTGCCCCAACACATTTGGATCGCTTACGAGCATCACTCTGCGTAATCTGCAATTCGGTGAAGCAGACATGCAAACCATCATGAACACATGCGACAACCTGCAGGCCCTTTCCCTGCACTCTTGTATGCTGGGCAATACACATTCTGTACTGAAGATTGATGCACCTAGCTCCCAGCTAGTGGCGCTGGAATTTAGCAGATGTTACTTCTCACAAGTTGAGTTGGCATGTCTCCCGCGATTGGCTCGTTTGGTCTACGATACCTGGTTatccattaaatctccactactatTTGGCTATGTCCCCCGGCTTCGTAACATAAGAGTTGCCTGCGCTCTATTGTCTTGGCAGATGCCATTCACATTGAGTGGGTGTCTGTCTAACACCAGTAGCCTGTCAACTCTGTATCTGGATTTCCATGATGAAATG GTTTGGTTTCAACCTGAAGATCCGAAAAAGCTAGTTCATGCATTCAGTAATCTGAAAGTTGTACATCTGTATGGTATTTTCGCCGACTGTGACCTTAAGTGGACTTTATTATTTCTTGAAGCCGCGCCTTTCCTCCACAGCTTTTATGTCAAT ATATCACGTCATATATGTGGACGGTACAAGCTTTCATGCGCTGATAATGCTGAAAAGACCAATGTGATGTGGGAACCATCAGATTTCAAGCATTACAATTTAAATTTATTGGACATTGAAGGATTTCAGAAGGAAGAGAAGTTGATAAGTTATATAAAGCTTGTTATGGAGCGGGCAGTGACTTTGAGGAATATTCATCTGCATTACATGGAGCGCTGCGAACGCTGTGACTCTATAAATAAGCAGGCTGCATTGCCCATCATGGCCAAGTTTCACAATAATGAAGGCGAGCATAATCTAATAAGGAAGCTAGTTACCAAtgggtcatcatcgtcatcattatCATCTGTAGAGATCATCATAGAATGA